In one Rhodococcus sp. B50 genomic region, the following are encoded:
- a CDS encoding thiolase family protein, with amino-acid sequence MSDGFGARNKVAIVGYAHSDIHRTADRSLGAVAVEVARAAIEDAGLRVGQVDGYVSSSLLPSSGGRTPEDGVSIVSSTWLAQRLGGNPRYVAGFDGIGQLTGSVAMAVNALVSGAADYVVVHRALHNPPGRYHGNSLQQAHGLQQWTAPQGFFGPLAMIALPYNEYVQRFGARPESMAAVVIEARKNGARIPWSYWYDRPLDTEEYLSAPKLFDPVSRYDCDIPVDGVAAFVLTTADRAKGLPHAPVYISGYASSTPTRRRLPLHWPLDDIFDSGTLLARRLRESSGISMREVDLPQVYDGFSPFVWFWLEVLGLCPQGEAHRFVEAGGIDSDLPGAIPALSGGGALGNGRMHGIPQMLECYLQLSGRAGLRQRTTATTAVACHSSPHYGGAVVYSAYPF; translated from the coding sequence ATGAGCGACGGGTTCGGAGCACGCAACAAGGTCGCGATCGTGGGGTACGCGCACAGCGACATTCACCGCACGGCCGACCGATCCCTCGGTGCCGTAGCGGTCGAGGTGGCACGTGCGGCGATCGAGGACGCAGGACTTCGAGTAGGGCAGGTGGACGGTTACGTCAGCTCCAGTCTGCTGCCGAGTTCAGGTGGCCGGACTCCGGAGGACGGCGTCAGCATCGTCTCGTCCACATGGCTGGCGCAGCGACTCGGCGGCAACCCTCGGTACGTCGCCGGCTTCGACGGCATCGGTCAGCTGACGGGCTCGGTGGCAATGGCAGTCAACGCCCTCGTCAGTGGAGCTGCCGACTACGTCGTGGTGCATCGTGCACTGCACAATCCTCCCGGTAGATACCACGGCAACTCGCTCCAACAGGCTCACGGTCTACAGCAATGGACGGCACCGCAGGGTTTTTTCGGCCCTCTGGCCATGATCGCTCTCCCGTACAACGAGTACGTGCAGCGCTTCGGCGCCCGACCGGAGTCGATGGCCGCGGTTGTGATCGAAGCTCGTAAGAACGGCGCGCGCATTCCTTGGTCGTACTGGTACGACCGACCACTCGATACCGAGGAATACCTGTCGGCTCCGAAATTGTTCGATCCCGTATCCCGCTACGACTGTGACATCCCCGTCGACGGGGTCGCGGCCTTCGTCCTCACCACCGCGGACCGCGCGAAGGGCCTCCCGCACGCGCCCGTATACATCTCCGGTTATGCAAGCAGCACACCGACCCGTCGGCGACTTCCGCTGCATTGGCCCTTGGACGACATCTTCGACAGCGGAACACTATTGGCTCGCCGACTGAGGGAAAGTTCGGGGATCTCGATGCGCGAGGTCGACCTTCCGCAGGTTTACGACGGTTTCTCTCCTTTCGTGTGGTTCTGGCTCGAAGTGCTGGGTTTGTGTCCCCAGGGGGAGGCGCACCGCTTCGTGGAGGCCGGCGGTATCGACAGTGACCTCCCCGGCGCGATACCTGCCCTGTCGGGGGGCGGCGCCCTCGGAAACGGTCGAATGCACGGCATTCCGCAGATGCTCGAGTGCTATCTACAGCTGTCCGGACGAGCCGGCCTGCGTCAACGCACGACCGCCACGACCGCCGTGGCGTGCCATTCCTCGCCTCATTACGGCGGTGCAGTCGTGTACTCCGCATACCCGTTCTGA
- a CDS encoding Zn-ribbon domain-containing OB-fold protein translates to MTAHRPLPLPDANSKPYWAAAAQRVLALPRCRRCHGFALPPDSVCPNCGSSTPEFEFVPVSGHGTVRSWTIVRRSFLPGFDDILPFVLVDVELREQTELRMIGRLLDGIDVELRVGTPVSIAFEDLSPEISLPAFELAG, encoded by the coding sequence GTGACCGCCCACCGTCCACTGCCGCTACCTGACGCGAACTCGAAACCGTACTGGGCGGCGGCGGCCCAACGTGTACTCGCACTGCCACGTTGTCGACGTTGCCACGGCTTCGCACTGCCACCCGACAGCGTGTGCCCGAACTGTGGTTCGAGCACCCCCGAGTTCGAGTTCGTTCCGGTCAGCGGACACGGCACCGTCCGGTCGTGGACAATTGTTCGTCGGTCCTTTCTTCCCGGATTCGATGACATTCTTCCGTTCGTGCTGGTCGACGTCGAACTCCGTGAGCAAACAGAGCTGCGGATGATCGGCCGGTTACTCGATGGCATCGACGTCGAGCTCCGCGTCGGGACCCCTGTTTCCATAGCCTTCGAGGACTTGTCTCCTGAAATCTCCCTCCCGGCCTTCGAGCTTGCCGGATGA
- a CDS encoding phosphotransferase family protein has protein sequence MTTVVPDTLDEALSPQWLTAALQPRYPGIEVQRVAPGPIVDRVSTNARFTIECAGGIPPGMSPHLCVKGYFNEQGRETRAAGEPEACFYRDLASQIKVRTLWSLYADFDEHTRHGVVITEDIVAQGGTFLDAGSSFTPDQVAESLEQFARLHAATWGNARWERQQWLSPRLTGALRAFGVEEITARIHRNFHGPNGRRVPDDLRDAPRLVKAYQGLVGALAAEHSSAQWCVIHGDAHVGNIYLDGRRRPSLVDWQLVQRGMWYMDVGTHIATALTVDDRRRTERDLLAHYLGCLASYGVEPPTADAAWRALGRGIVRGLYLWGITVKVEPRLIEILLHRLSTAAVDHDALSPALYSVRC, from the coding sequence ATGACGACGGTCGTGCCGGACACCCTGGATGAGGCGTTGTCACCGCAATGGCTCACGGCGGCACTTCAACCTCGATATCCGGGGATCGAAGTGCAGCGAGTCGCCCCCGGTCCGATCGTGGATCGGGTGTCCACCAACGCCCGCTTCACGATCGAATGCGCCGGAGGCATCCCCCCAGGTATGTCACCGCACCTCTGCGTCAAAGGCTATTTCAACGAGCAGGGCCGGGAAACCCGCGCCGCCGGTGAACCGGAAGCCTGCTTCTACCGCGACCTAGCCTCGCAGATCAAGGTTCGAACGCTCTGGAGCTTGTACGCCGATTTCGATGAACATACCCGTCACGGCGTGGTGATCACCGAGGACATCGTGGCTCAGGGCGGCACGTTCCTCGATGCCGGAAGTTCTTTCACGCCAGATCAAGTCGCGGAGAGCCTCGAACAATTTGCACGGCTTCATGCGGCTACGTGGGGCAACGCACGCTGGGAAAGGCAGCAATGGTTGTCGCCGCGCCTGACCGGGGCGCTTCGCGCCTTCGGGGTCGAGGAGATCACTGCGCGAATTCACCGGAATTTTCACGGCCCGAACGGACGGCGAGTGCCTGACGACCTGCGGGATGCACCTCGTCTGGTAAAGGCCTATCAAGGCCTGGTGGGCGCCCTCGCGGCCGAGCACTCATCGGCGCAGTGGTGCGTGATCCATGGTGATGCGCATGTGGGGAACATCTATCTCGACGGCCGGCGACGCCCGAGTCTGGTCGATTGGCAGCTCGTTCAGCGTGGCATGTGGTACATGGACGTAGGAACCCACATCGCTACTGCACTGACCGTCGACGATCGACGACGAACCGAACGCGATCTTCTCGCGCACTACCTCGGTTGCCTCGCCTCGTACGGGGTCGAACCTCCGACAGCAGACGCGGCTTGGCGCGCGCTCGGTCGGGGAATCGTGCGTGGTCTTTATCTATGGGGAATCACGGTCAAGGTGGAGCCACGCCTCATCGAGATTTTGCTCCATCGTTTGAGTACAGCTGCCGTGGATCACGATGCGCTTTCCCCCGCACTGTATTCGGTCCGCTGTTAG
- a CDS encoding ferredoxin: MREEEYVVDIDREICMGSGVCVSYAADAFVIGNDAKADVQQSVVTKSADVEVAVAACPTGAITLALRSGDTDGVRAASPGHSEEKDSHDD; encoded by the coding sequence ATGCGTGAAGAAGAGTATGTCGTCGATATCGACCGGGAGATCTGCATGGGATCGGGCGTGTGCGTGTCGTACGCCGCCGACGCCTTCGTCATCGGAAACGATGCCAAGGCCGACGTGCAGCAATCGGTCGTGACCAAGTCGGCGGACGTCGAGGTCGCAGTAGCCGCATGCCCCACGGGAGCAATCACTCTGGCTTTGCGTTCGGGTGACACGGACGGTGTCCGCGCAGCCTCACCCGGCCATTCGGAGGAAAAGGATTCTCACGATGACTGA
- a CDS encoding MFS transporter, protein MNQEAQSATPRAGRREWSALAVLVLVVTLLAVDGTVLYLAVPSLTADIAPSATQLLWIGDIYSFVLAGLLITMGNVADRIGRKRLLLLGSAAFGVASAIAAFAPNPEILIAARALLGIAGATLMPSTLSIVRAMFADAKQRTTAIAIWSTGAMAGAAVGPVVGGVLLENFWWGSVFLINLPIMVLVLLAGPVLIPESRGDTSASIDLWSSLLSILAIVPLVYAVKHWVGSGWDAGVPVFALFGLIAGAIFVRRQLRLTHPLLDITLFRVPAFSGAVLANGLAIFAFVGLLYFFSQYLQLVRGYGPLQAGLAELPTTLASMLVIVFVGVLATRLGAGRAIGLGLAVGAIGLTGIGLSTFQSAYWGLGLALVVIGLGTAVAMTLSTDAVVSAVPKQRAGAASAIAETAYELGVALGIAVLGSIHLAMYRSHLDLPPGTDPADAAAAQASLAVTAETVTDPVVVDHARSAFATAVQTTSFIAAAILVVSAVVAWKVIPSPTGATVGTHGAH, encoded by the coding sequence GTGAACCAAGAAGCCCAATCCGCCACGCCGCGCGCCGGGCGCCGGGAATGGTCCGCGCTGGCCGTGCTGGTGCTCGTGGTGACGCTGCTCGCCGTCGACGGCACCGTGTTGTATCTGGCGGTTCCGTCGCTGACCGCGGACATCGCACCGAGCGCGACACAGTTGTTGTGGATCGGGGACATCTACTCGTTCGTCTTGGCGGGGTTGCTCATCACGATGGGCAATGTCGCCGACCGCATCGGCCGCAAGCGTCTGCTGCTGCTCGGTTCCGCCGCGTTCGGTGTCGCCTCGGCGATCGCGGCCTTCGCGCCGAACCCCGAAATCCTCATCGCTGCTCGCGCGTTGCTCGGCATCGCCGGGGCGACCCTGATGCCGTCGACGTTGTCGATCGTGCGGGCGATGTTCGCCGATGCGAAACAACGCACCACCGCGATCGCGATCTGGTCGACCGGCGCGATGGCCGGCGCCGCCGTCGGCCCGGTCGTCGGTGGTGTGCTGCTCGAGAACTTCTGGTGGGGTTCGGTGTTCCTGATCAATCTGCCCATCATGGTGCTGGTCCTGCTCGCCGGTCCGGTCCTGATCCCCGAATCCCGCGGTGATACCTCGGCGAGCATCGACCTGTGGTCGTCGTTGCTGTCGATCCTGGCGATCGTCCCGCTGGTGTATGCCGTCAAGCACTGGGTCGGCAGCGGCTGGGACGCCGGTGTCCCGGTCTTCGCGCTGTTCGGTCTGATCGCCGGTGCGATCTTCGTCCGCCGCCAGCTCCGGCTGACCCATCCGCTGCTCGACATCACGCTGTTCCGGGTGCCGGCGTTCTCCGGTGCGGTGCTCGCCAACGGTTTGGCCATCTTCGCCTTCGTGGGATTGCTGTACTTCTTCTCGCAGTATCTGCAGCTCGTGCGCGGGTACGGACCGTTGCAGGCCGGGCTGGCCGAACTGCCGACGACTCTGGCCTCGATGCTGGTGATCGTCTTCGTCGGTGTGCTGGCGACCCGGCTCGGTGCCGGCCGCGCGATCGGTCTCGGTCTGGCGGTCGGGGCGATCGGTCTGACCGGGATCGGGCTGAGCACCTTCCAGTCCGCCTATTGGGGGCTCGGTCTCGCGCTGGTCGTGATCGGTCTGGGGACGGCGGTGGCGATGACCCTGTCGACCGATGCGGTGGTCTCCGCGGTGCCGAAGCAGCGTGCCGGTGCCGCCTCGGCGATCGCCGAGACCGCCTACGAACTCGGTGTGGCTCTGGGCATCGCGGTCCTCGGCTCGATCCACCTGGCGATGTACCGGTCGCATCTGGATCTGCCGCCCGGCACCGACCCGGCCGACGCGGCAGCAGCACAGGCTTCGCTGGCGGTCACCGCAGAGACCGTCACCGATCCGGTGGTGGTCGACCACGCCCGGTCCGCGTTCGCCACCGCAGTGCAGACCACCTCCTTCATCGCCGCGGCGATCCTCGTGGTCTCGGCGGTGGTGGCCTGGAAGGTGATCCCGTCACCGACAGGTGCCACAGTGGGGACTCATGGAGCGCACTGA
- a CDS encoding TetR/AcrR family transcriptional regulator, with protein MERTDQIVTRDKERTRRAILDAAEQMFAEHGSKASLAAIAKAAGVTQGGLRHHFPTREALLYAVVEHSIERMWAEIHAHVDLSENRPGKLLRGYIRALTGDSQYLATVLDPAGLSAALGNVSGLDELYARDAENLKAALVADGVEYARALVIQHAAEGLAVARSSPYLTDEDLALARAELLAMTEVE; from the coding sequence ATGGAGCGCACTGATCAGATCGTTACTCGGGACAAGGAACGCACCCGCCGGGCGATCCTCGACGCAGCAGAGCAGATGTTCGCCGAACACGGTTCCAAGGCCAGCCTCGCCGCCATCGCGAAGGCAGCGGGAGTGACCCAGGGAGGACTGCGGCATCACTTTCCGACGCGGGAGGCTCTGCTCTACGCGGTGGTCGAGCACAGCATCGAACGCATGTGGGCCGAGATTCACGCCCATGTCGATCTGTCGGAGAACCGGCCGGGCAAGTTGCTGCGTGGTTATATCCGTGCGTTGACCGGTGACAGTCAGTATCTCGCCACCGTTCTCGATCCGGCCGGTCTCAGCGCTGCCCTGGGAAACGTGTCCGGTCTCGACGAGCTGTATGCACGCGACGCCGAGAACCTGAAAGCCGCCCTTGTAGCCGATGGTGTGGAGTATGCGCGTGCGTTGGTCATCCAGCACGCCGCGGAAGGACTGGCGGTGGCGCGTTCGAGTCCCTATCTCACCGATGAGGACCTGGCGCTGGCGCGAGCGGAACTGCTGGCAATGACCGAAGTGGAATGA
- the phnD gene encoding phosphate/phosphite/phosphonate ABC transporter substrate-binding protein, whose translation MSRNTPPLFAVLGAGALVVALTGCSSDNAGAEDSAPASGPITIATTPIGDDPTAANPVEVLADKLEAETGRTIEIRDVPDYLSVVEAIRSDHVDFGIMSGFPSALAVNTGEVDALLAWKGSDEPVSTCVVLDDSPIRNLTDLRDKTVAFADQASSSGYFMPVYMLHEAGLERDDDYEAIFAGGHEGSFAALEQGQVDAACTAVMLTELGEPMFPFADGEWRGVGQSPSMPIQGTVLARQSLDDETRAQLQRALPKVFSEDNAEALGAYSGFIGLEAIVDPSASEFQSFIDIAAVAGVELSDLEG comes from the coding sequence ATGTCTCGCAACACCCCACCCTTGTTCGCGGTACTGGGCGCCGGCGCCCTCGTCGTCGCGCTGACCGGCTGCTCGTCGGACAACGCAGGCGCCGAGGACTCCGCCCCCGCAAGCGGCCCCATCACCATCGCCACCACTCCGATCGGTGACGATCCGACCGCGGCGAACCCTGTCGAAGTACTCGCCGACAAGCTCGAAGCCGAGACCGGCCGCACCATCGAGATTCGCGACGTGCCGGACTATCTCAGCGTGGTCGAAGCGATCCGGTCCGACCATGTCGACTTCGGCATCATGAGCGGTTTCCCCTCGGCACTCGCCGTGAACACCGGAGAAGTGGATGCGCTCCTCGCTTGGAAAGGCAGCGACGAGCCGGTGTCGACGTGTGTTGTGCTCGACGACTCGCCGATTCGTAACCTCACCGATCTGCGTGACAAAACCGTCGCCTTTGCCGACCAGGCATCGAGCTCCGGCTATTTCATGCCCGTCTACATGCTCCACGAGGCGGGGCTCGAGCGGGATGACGACTACGAGGCGATCTTCGCCGGCGGGCATGAGGGCAGCTTCGCCGCTCTCGAGCAAGGTCAGGTCGACGCCGCCTGCACCGCGGTCATGCTCACCGAGCTCGGTGAGCCGATGTTCCCGTTCGCCGACGGTGAGTGGCGCGGGGTCGGTCAGAGCCCGTCGATGCCGATCCAAGGAACAGTGCTGGCCCGCCAGTCACTCGACGACGAGACACGCGCACAACTGCAGCGCGCACTGCCCAAGGTGTTCTCCGAGGACAACGCCGAGGCACTCGGCGCGTACTCCGGCTTCATCGGCCTCGAGGCGATCGTCGATCCGAGCGCCTCGGAATTCCAGTCCTTCATCGATATCGCTGCGGTCGCCGGCGTCGAACTGTCGGACCTCGAGGGATGA
- a CDS encoding aldehyde dehydrogenase family protein, translating into MNVLSERRTYVAGDWITGESPISVENPADESHVADVTATPLVEVERAIVAARRAFDDGVWADRTPRDRARVLHALVDHIEANHKILVDTLVAEAGQPIKFADETQCRGGIAIARQTIDLYLSMPHEEANPVPVDDLVRGRVALSIRRHEPVGVVAAITPYNAALIMALQKLIPALMAGNSVILRPSPLTPISSLIFGKAADVAGLPPGVLSVVAEAGMEGAQLLTTHPAVDMVSFTGSTVVGRSIIAQAAPTVKRLSLELGGKSAQIYLPDALERVGMGALAVVARTAGQACVAATRMLVPQERKEEVLEVVSAAYGSIPVGAPTDPSTLIGPVISAPQRSKCEQFVQLAEEHGAKVRAGGRRPEHFDRGYYFEPTVLDLPDNTNPAAQEEIFGPVISVIGYRDIDDAVRIANDSIYGLSGQVYSRDAAAALAVARRVRAGAVNVNTTVFSAYAPSGGYKQSGLGRERGPEGIREFQEVKHMSIGELPK; encoded by the coding sequence TTGAACGTCCTATCTGAACGCCGAACCTATGTGGCCGGAGACTGGATCACCGGCGAGAGCCCCATCAGCGTCGAAAACCCGGCCGACGAAAGCCATGTCGCCGATGTGACTGCCACGCCCCTCGTAGAGGTCGAGCGCGCCATCGTCGCGGCACGGCGCGCTTTCGACGACGGAGTATGGGCCGATCGCACGCCTCGAGACCGTGCTCGAGTGCTGCATGCACTGGTCGACCACATCGAAGCAAACCATAAGATACTGGTCGACACACTCGTCGCCGAGGCCGGCCAGCCGATCAAGTTCGCGGATGAAACACAGTGTCGCGGAGGCATCGCGATCGCGCGGCAGACAATCGACTTGTACCTGTCGATGCCGCACGAGGAAGCCAATCCTGTTCCGGTCGACGATCTGGTGCGAGGGCGGGTCGCCCTCAGCATCCGGCGGCACGAACCGGTAGGGGTGGTCGCTGCGATCACGCCTTACAACGCCGCTTTGATCATGGCTCTGCAGAAGCTGATTCCTGCGCTGATGGCCGGCAACTCGGTCATCTTGCGTCCGAGCCCGCTGACGCCGATTTCATCGCTGATTTTCGGTAAGGCAGCGGACGTGGCCGGCCTTCCCCCCGGCGTGCTGAGTGTGGTGGCCGAAGCGGGTATGGAGGGTGCGCAACTGTTGACGACTCATCCGGCGGTGGACATGGTGTCCTTCACCGGATCGACTGTCGTGGGGCGCAGCATTATTGCGCAAGCGGCCCCGACAGTGAAGCGACTCTCGCTCGAACTCGGGGGCAAGTCCGCGCAGATCTACCTGCCCGATGCGCTCGAGCGGGTCGGCATGGGTGCTCTCGCCGTGGTGGCGCGCACCGCGGGCCAGGCCTGTGTGGCCGCGACGCGAATGCTGGTGCCCCAGGAACGTAAAGAGGAAGTACTCGAAGTGGTTTCTGCTGCGTACGGCTCGATCCCGGTGGGTGCACCCACCGACCCGTCAACATTGATCGGACCCGTGATCAGCGCGCCGCAACGCTCCAAGTGCGAACAGTTCGTACAGCTCGCCGAGGAGCACGGCGCCAAGGTCAGGGCAGGCGGTCGGCGCCCGGAGCATTTCGATCGAGGCTACTACTTCGAGCCCACTGTGCTGGATCTCCCCGACAACACGAACCCAGCTGCACAGGAGGAAATCTTCGGGCCGGTGATCAGTGTGATCGGCTACCGAGACATCGACGACGCGGTGAGAATCGCCAACGACAGCATCTACGGGCTGTCCGGCCAGGTATACAGCCGCGATGCGGCAGCAGCACTGGCCGTTGCCCGGCGCGTGCGCGCCGGCGCCGTCAACGTCAACACCACCGTATTCAGCGCATATGCGCCGAGCGGCGGTTACAAGCAGAGCGGGCTCGGTCGCGAACGGGGTCCGGAGGGCATCCGCGAATTCCAGGAAGTCAAGCACATGTCGATAGGAGAACTGCCGAAATGA
- a CDS encoding CaiB/BaiF CoA transferase family protein produces the protein MTDDNSPQKQAFAGVRVVELAQWVFVPVAAALLADWGADVIRIEPPEGDPYRGLATQGVGTDRGGPNLSMALANRGKRSIALDVRRAEGLAVLHQLLESADVFITSLRPSALERLGLDADTVRKRYPRLIYARGHGFGARGPDADKPGYDSSAFWARGGVGHVLTPTEREYPISQRGAMGDRNGAMALAFGIATALLERAKTGMGTTVDVSLLATAMWMLSSDLLAALNGGDVAAVTGRGPGVNPLTGTYMTRDRRHIQLMFLQGDRYWPAFARLIGREDLVEDPRFVNMAARRANSAACIEELDGVFAKHTLEEWKHLLAELDAPWAPVQSVHEVVDDPQVAANGYIGEVRLDDGLVYRLPTVPVQLNHEPPALRRAPEHGEHTEAVLLELGYDWERIGSLNEKGVIP, from the coding sequence ATGACTGATGACAACTCGCCGCAGAAACAGGCGTTCGCGGGAGTACGCGTAGTCGAACTCGCCCAGTGGGTGTTCGTGCCGGTCGCCGCAGCGCTACTGGCCGACTGGGGGGCGGACGTCATCCGGATCGAGCCGCCGGAGGGAGATCCGTATCGTGGACTCGCAACCCAGGGGGTAGGCACCGATCGCGGTGGACCCAATCTCTCCATGGCCCTCGCCAACCGCGGCAAACGATCGATCGCGCTGGATGTGCGGCGCGCGGAAGGCTTGGCGGTCCTGCACCAATTGCTCGAATCTGCCGACGTGTTCATCACCAGTCTTCGCCCCAGCGCGCTCGAGCGACTCGGGCTCGACGCCGACACCGTCCGGAAACGATACCCGCGCCTGATCTACGCGCGCGGACACGGATTCGGTGCCCGCGGTCCCGATGCCGACAAACCCGGTTACGACAGCTCGGCATTCTGGGCTCGAGGCGGAGTCGGTCACGTGCTCACCCCCACCGAACGCGAGTATCCGATCAGCCAACGCGGTGCCATGGGCGACCGCAACGGTGCAATGGCGCTGGCCTTCGGGATCGCAACCGCCCTCCTCGAACGTGCCAAGACCGGAATGGGCACCACTGTCGACGTGTCGCTGCTCGCTACCGCGATGTGGATGCTGTCGTCGGATCTGCTTGCAGCCCTCAACGGTGGTGACGTGGCGGCGGTGACCGGTCGAGGGCCGGGCGTCAATCCCCTCACCGGGACCTATATGACCCGGGACCGTCGGCACATCCAGCTGATGTTTCTCCAAGGTGACCGGTACTGGCCGGCATTCGCCCGCCTCATCGGTCGTGAGGACCTCGTCGAGGATCCCCGCTTCGTGAACATGGCTGCCCGCAGGGCAAACAGTGCCGCGTGCATCGAGGAACTCGACGGGGTCTTCGCCAAGCACACGCTGGAGGAATGGAAACACCTACTCGCCGAGCTTGATGCACCATGGGCGCCCGTCCAGTCGGTACACGAGGTGGTCGACGATCCGCAGGTGGCAGCCAACGGATACATCGGCGAGGTTCGACTCGACGACGGACTCGTCTACCGACTGCCCACTGTGCCGGTCCAGTTGAATCACGAACCTCCGGCACTACGTCGCGCTCCGGAACACGGCGAACACACGGAGGCGGTGCTGCTCGAGCTCGGCTACGACTGGGAGCGAATCGGATCGCTCAACGAGAAAGGCGTCATACCGTGA
- a CDS encoding AMP-binding protein yields the protein MGWWSRESLGEILAEGLEKHSDKGFHVHSVVRPYSGTFADVEVVARRLAAGLRARGVGPGDVIAFQLPNWMEAAATFWASALLGAVTVPIVHFYGPKELGFILDNARPRVFITAERFGRMAYTPEPSAHVPIVGVVDRDFDDLFAAEPMPGVLEVDPAAPALIAYTSGTTRDPKGVIHTHQTLAFETRQLLSGYEPDRGRQLTALPVGHFIGMLGAFLFPLVEGTPADLCDEWDPTRVLALMNSDGVAIGGGPPYFVTSLLEHPDFTSDHLRHFGPIGLGGSTVPAAVTRRLTDLGLLVTRSYGSTEHPSVTGSLTTAPEDKRLLTDGRPRLGVEIRLTDDGEILSRGPDLCVGYTDASLTARAFDDEGWYHTGDIGIVDDDGYLTVTDRKSDIIIRGGENIAAAAVEDTLLTMPAIVEAAVVAAPDPRFGERAAAVLRLKPGHPMPSLDEVRQHFAAAGVARQKWPEELHEVDDFPRTPSGKVQKHRVRQHVAEVGRRSGVSIEQEASHA from the coding sequence ATGGGGTGGTGGAGCCGGGAATCACTCGGCGAGATCCTCGCAGAAGGACTGGAGAAGCATTCCGACAAGGGCTTTCATGTGCACTCGGTTGTCAGGCCCTATTCGGGCACGTTCGCCGATGTCGAGGTCGTCGCCCGTCGGCTCGCCGCCGGGCTGCGCGCGCGAGGTGTCGGACCCGGCGACGTGATCGCGTTCCAGCTGCCCAACTGGATGGAGGCAGCAGCAACCTTCTGGGCGTCGGCGCTGCTCGGCGCAGTCACGGTCCCCATCGTCCACTTCTATGGTCCCAAAGAACTGGGCTTCATCCTCGACAACGCCCGACCACGCGTGTTCATCACCGCCGAGCGATTCGGACGGATGGCGTACACCCCGGAGCCGAGCGCGCACGTGCCGATCGTCGGCGTGGTCGACAGGGACTTCGACGACCTGTTCGCTGCGGAGCCGATGCCGGGCGTGCTCGAAGTCGATCCGGCGGCCCCGGCTCTGATCGCATATACCTCCGGGACGACGCGAGACCCGAAGGGTGTCATCCACACCCACCAGACCCTGGCATTCGAAACCCGGCAACTGTTGTCCGGCTACGAACCCGACCGTGGACGGCAACTCACCGCCCTGCCCGTGGGCCACTTCATAGGGATGTTGGGCGCGTTCCTCTTTCCGCTTGTAGAAGGAACTCCTGCGGATCTGTGCGACGAATGGGATCCCACCCGAGTGCTCGCCCTGATGAACTCCGATGGGGTGGCGATCGGCGGCGGACCGCCCTATTTCGTCACCAGTCTGCTCGAGCACCCCGACTTCACTTCCGACCACCTTCGCCACTTCGGGCCCATCGGCTTGGGTGGGTCCACGGTGCCGGCAGCCGTCACGCGGCGCCTGACCGATCTCGGTCTCCTCGTGACTCGGTCGTATGGAAGCACCGAGCATCCTTCTGTCACGGGCTCGCTCACCACCGCACCCGAGGACAAGCGTTTGCTCACCGATGGACGACCCCGACTCGGGGTCGAGATTCGACTGACCGACGATGGAGAGATTCTCAGTCGCGGGCCCGACCTCTGCGTCGGCTACACCGATGCGAGTTTGACCGCACGAGCCTTCGACGATGAGGGCTGGTATCACACCGGCGACATCGGGATCGTCGACGACGACGGGTATCTCACCGTCACCGACCGCAAGTCCGACATCATTATCCGCGGTGGCGAGAACATCGCGGCGGCGGCCGTCGAAGACACCCTTCTCACGATGCCTGCCATCGTCGAGGCCGCTGTCGTCGCCGCTCCCGACCCCCGTTTCGGTGAGCGTGCAGCGGCGGTGCTGCGACTGAAGCCAGGGCACCCCATGCCGTCGTTGGACGAGGTTCGTCAACACTTCGCGGCGGCGGGGGTGGCGCGCCAGAAGTGGCCGGAGGAACTGCACGAAGTCGACGATTTTCCGCGGACCCCATCCGGAAAGGTGCAGAAGCACCGAGTGCGGCAGCACGTCGCGGAGGTCGGGCGGCGGAGTGGAGTGTCCATCGAACAGGAGGCATCGCATGCGTGA